From Malus sylvestris chromosome 1, drMalSylv7.2, whole genome shotgun sequence:
atatattaattttttatagagaaaaaaaccaaaaagcaaaatgtgaaaaaaaggaaagagaataACAAGTGAGGGAAAAACGCAAAAGGCACGCGAATCGAATGCGAAACGAGCACAGATAGAAAGAAGTGTGGAGAGAATcatactccaaaaaaaaaaacaaaaaaaaaaaaaacctttatttGGTCTCTTTACCCAACCCAAACCAACCAGTTACCAAACCAAGCTCGTAAAGTTGCATGAATAACGATCTCCTTCATGAAAATAGAAAATTCATTTTATATTGAGAGATGATGCCTTTTCCTTTTCCAAACacgcatttgaaatttgaacttCGAGAATTGAGATAGACAGAGAGCATGTCACTATCAACCCAGATACTTTGGGCCCAACTCTACATGCCTAAACTCGATTGCGGCCCACCCAATATGAGTGTATAACCAGCCCAATATCCAAACAGGTGCAACTCACTAGTTAAAGAATAACCAATTCCCACACAATCAACTGCGACTGAAAATTACCACTTAGTACGATGATATTTCTCCACTTGAAAGTGAGGGATCTTAGGTTTAAATCttgtggatgacgaattcgataccaaattaggctgcctaTTGTGTGGTTTAACCGAACTCAcccttccccttagtgtaaaaatatagatgtactaaaaaaaaaaaaaaaaaaactgcgaCTGAAAATTCTATGCTACTTTGAAGCTGTTAACCTTTAAGATTTGGTCATTGTTTCTAAACCGGAGatataaaagttaaaaattCCAAAGTACAGACTACCCTGGAGTATTGGGAGAGAGATGTCACTACTATTAaggcctggtttggtactgaggtgattttgaaaaaagtgggtataaaaaaaaaactgggagcttttttgtgtttggtaaacattcagcttcaaccttttttcacagtttttggatgaaaaaaagccaaaaacacagagctgcaaaacccagctttgaaaaaccggtcacatctgttttacataaaagtttaccaaacactataatactgctttttttttcttttcaaaagcacttttacaaaaaagtttaccaaatactccACTGCTTTATTTCagagctgcttattctcacagcacaacataatcagttttttttcaaagcacagcaataccaaaccaaccctaagGCAAGAGCACACCAATGACCGATCCCAAGTTCCAACCATGCTAGTTACTACAAATCATATGgtcctgtttttgttttgtcaaacagcCCTTTGCTACAACATATAAATTGGGTAAAGAAGAATCAAATccattatatatatgcaaagCGCAAGTGTATTTCGTGAAATCAACCATAAATACCTTCTCACAACAGCCAAACCAAAAGAATAAGACCGCACAAGAATACTCTAGAAATTAATTACAGTTGCAAGTGACCTGTGGTTGTAGAGTTGGCACGCTTGCACTCACAAGTGCAGATACTTCTTGACTCTTTCACCACTCGTTGAGATCTCCGAGTGTGAAGCTTGATGTTCACCAGCTTACCAGCCATCTGTTGCACAACAAAAAAACCTTAAATCAATAGTTCTAAACTGGAGTTAGGTTTCTTATGTTTGTTTATGCAGCTGGAAGTAATAAATGATATGGGTTTATTGACCAAGATAATCATACCATTCTCCAAACCAAGTCTTCCGGACCCAAGGGCTGGGCTGGACTGGAGTAGAGGAAATGTCTTGAGTACTGGGAATGACAAATAGCATAAATCAGTCCCCATGAAGATTTATGTCTACTCCAACCTTTTGACAAGATAAAGAAATAGTAAAGCATGGCACCTAAAAAGCATGTCTACTACaatgttttgacaaaaatatacaaatacagatagcagcaacaacaaaataataacattCACTTCAATTTTTCAGTCACATACCTTGGCAAGATTCTGACGCAGTTCCTCTATTTGAGCATGGCTAATGTTTCTAAGATATGTTACAAGCCACCCTGGTCGTACAGCGTCACtagaagaaataaataaagCTATCTGCAGGCAAAGATAAAAAGCAGCTGTTGAGAACATTGGGTATAAGGCCAACAATACAAGTAATCGCCATGACATATGGATTTCGGCAGAAAAAGCTGTGAGCAATTATCTGAAATTTTAGTTATAAATACCTTCCTATAATCTAGTATTCCTTCAAAAGGAAGTTCCAGTTCATCACTAACTATGACTGGTATGCAACCACTAACAATGGCATCAAACAATCTAGCGGAGGATGGAGTGTCACCAGCGGGACTTAAGCAAAAGACAGACCTGACAGAGAAACCAACTCAAATAAATTAACGATGAAACAATGAAATTACATCACAAAGCAGGGCAAGGATCTAAAAAATTTTACTTGCGCATTCCATTCTGAGCTGCTGCCTTTCCTGTCTCTCCTGCTGTCCCTTCCTCTATAGCTACACCATCAGCACCATTTAGTTCTGCTACAAGTTGTGAGCGTATCTTCCCTCCCTGAAAGAAAAACACAGTAAATTAGCTATACCTGTTGAAATACAATTTGTGTGCATACAAATAAGAGTCAGACATTCTTAAGTTGAAAATGGGAAAAAACTTCATCCCACAATGATTCTATGATCCACTGACAATGATATCCATTAACTACAGAAAAGACCTCGCCTCTATATCCTACGCCACGTTCTTTTATCATTTAGACTCGTTATCAACGCACTCAAGCCTAACTCTTCCTTTAGTGTACGAGACTCTGGTTTAATTAATCCCAAAAGAAATTGTTATATCACTTTTCAGCAGATTCAATTCAAATCAACACATTTTGTAGCCAAAAGAAATAcatcaataaataaaaagactAACAGCATTTCTTTTAAGCCGGCCACGAAAAAAGAGCAAAGTTGTTCTCTTGGATCGAGTCTCGGATATGCATCTCGCATCACAAAAATCAACATTGGCAACATAAGGAAGAATTAGATCTTTCTCCAGATAGACTTGTCCAGGTTTGTACCTAATAGTAGAGTAAACTACAGTTAACACAAGCTTGAGCTGAGTAATGATTTTAGTGAATTTAGGACTCAAAAAAGAAATCGAGTGAACTACTGACCAGTTGCCAGTGGAGTCCATATCAGGAAGCAACCAAATTGCATCCTTCATGAGACGGCGAACAGACTTAAAAGACCAGGGATGGTGAACAGGAAGAATGTGATCACGTCCTTGGGATCGGTTCCAGGCAGGCTGATCGGTAACCCACTTGACGACTTCCTTCATACACAAATAACAACAATAACACTAGATGAGCTTAGGTTATGAAAGGGGTTCAAAATACAGTCAAACTTGAAGGGCAAAAGGTTTAAGTTAACTGCGCATTGTATGATGCTAACAGTGTGAGATATGTTATGAACTTATGACatatgtgtttgtgtgtgtatgtatttaTGATGTGCACTAATTAGCAAGCAATTAAGGGAAACCTTGGAGGGGGTGGCAGTCAGACCCTATAAAGTGCTTTGCATTGCTGCTTCTCCAGTAAGAAGAAGCTGATGGTGGTGAAGAATGGGATGTAGAAGAGGTCTGCCTCCTCCTGCCTATGCACTCTCACTACGCTTTTCAACAGCCTTTCTGACTCCGGAGCTATCAAATCCGCCCATAGCCAGTAATCGATTGAATGCTGCACAAAATACCCCCAGAAATTcagttcaattcaattcaaatcaaatcaaaaagagaaaaaaagagttAGTAAAACCTGCTCGATGAGGCGGTGGACGGGGCTGCCATTAGAGGTGAGATTGAAGGTCTCCTTGTAAGAGTTTCGGAAGAGCCAGAGGAGATCGTAGGTGAACTTACTGGGCATGTCGTACACGTAAACCCTAATCGGCAAGCTGAGCGGGTAGTACGGATCGGCGTACAACCTGTGGCTGTCGCTCTGGAAGACCAGATCGTCCAGGTGCGTGAGTTGGGATTGGGTGGGAGTGGTGAGGACGGTGTCATCGCGGGGCTTGAGTGGGCGGGATTTGTGGGCGAGGAGGAAGCGCTCGAGGGAGGCAACGAAGGAGGTTTCGGGTTTGTAAATGGGCTGGTATGGGTGGAGAATGGCGGAGGGGTCGGAGGGGTCGGAGGGGGAGGGGCCGTGGAAGGAGAAGAGTAAGAAGATGAGGGAGAGGGCGAGGAGAGGCAGAAGTAGGAGAAGCACTGGGTATTTGGATCTCGCCATTTGCTTCGCAGGGCACTCTCCACTCTCTCTGCCCTATTATTCTTCTACTAAACTCCTCGTTGTTTTGTTCATCTCCAAGGACGATGCGACGCTGCAACTCCAAATCAAATTTCCCACTTgtttatcttttttcttttttttggacaaagttCCCACTTGTTTATCTACTACACGCTAGAGTCTTCCTTGGACTATAGTTTAGCTGTGTCCTTTAAATAAATTCACAATGACGTGAATCACGGGACgagagaaaaaaatagaagCCTTGCTCCGGTAGTCAGCAAGGAAGTAGGTTGTTTAACATACTTGAAAAATAGGAAGCACTAGCCCATGTGGATTTCATGTGAGTTATGTCATTATTTACATGTTAACAGAGATAAACACCTGATCGTAGGTATACACCCAACGATATCGAACATATGAGGGCCACTGCATAGATACTTCATGAATTAAGTATACAGAGTGTTATACTTGTATAACTCCATCAGATATTGTGCGTCCAAATTTGGTTACTTGAGAAGAAcgggaagaaaggaaaaaaaaaaaaaaaaaaaagaccgaCATTTATGTTCATGAAGgtgaaataattcaaacatcAAACTTCAACGTCTCCAACAATCAACACCTACATAGCCTGGTACTAACACCAGCAAAGTTTTCCTGTCCAAGTATATTGAATTATAAATCTAAGCCATCTCAAAAGCTGATAAGGTCATCCTTTGCTGGCGTCTGCTGCTTCTTCGGATCTTGGCTTCCTTCAGATGAACTTCCACCTTTCTTGCCAAATATCATCTCATCAAGATCATCCATCATGTCATCGTTGCTCCCTGCATGAACCAAACCTCGAGAAGCAGCTGGTCTTCTAATCAATGAATCCTCTTTTGCATGACTTGGTGATTCATCAGGCTCCACAGCTACGGGTATCATTGCAGGTTCTGGCGCAGTTGGAACAACTGAAGGCCTGATCAGTTCTTCATACTTGGATAGAGTTTTATGGATCTCATCATTCACATTCAACGCTTCAAACAGCAAGGCCTCGTTCTCTCCAGCTGTCTCTATAATTCTCTGGACAGTGGATAGAGATTGACGGCACTGTTGTACAAGTGTGGTCGTCAAGTCATCCTGCCAATGAGACAACAacatttagggctggtttggtattgttgtgcttcgaaaaaaaactgctgtgagaataagcggttgtgctgtgagaataagcagctgtgaaataaatcagcagagtgttttgtaaacttttttgtaaaagtgcttttggaaaaaaaagcagtctgataatagatcttttcattaaaggagcactgtagctccgtgtgctttgaaaaaaagtcagttttccaaagctgcaaatggcagcttcaactttttctcttgatttcagcttattctcacagcaacttccaaaataagccctttttttttagtttaccaaatacctaaaaccctcacagctttttttcattgatgctttttttttaagcacctcactcccaaaccacccattAATCCATCTCTCTTTTGGTCTAATTCTTATTTCCTAAATATAAATGCATAACTAGTTATTCTTGAACAAAGATACGTAATTGCATAAGAAAACACATGCCCTCATACAGCATTATAATTGCATCGGGTTTTCATATTCCTTGTTGGGCTGACATTGTACAATGAGTTAAATTAGCTTTGAACTGGCTGTCCTCGTGGAAGATATCGTCCTAAGGTCAACCCCGTACCACTTGGCTCTAGATTGGATGGGATATGGTCTTATGGAACAGGCTAAGTAGCAAATTCACCTATTTTCAAAGGCCCATTTTAAGTTTGAGTATAGGTAGTGTCCCTAAAACTGCCTTGCCTAAAATATCAAAAAGCAAGTAAAATCATATTGATCAGTCgataacacaaaaaaaaaaaatagcgaTATTGAAAGTTCCATGCATCTCACAAAATGTAGGTGACAAAAATCCCATATATTAACAGATTAGATGCAGGAGTCAAAAGAGGATATACAAGTGAGAAAACAATATAAAAATCACCTGTAAAGCATCTTGTTGGGGTGAAGAGGATAAAACAGTATTAAGTAGCTCAATACTGTTTCTTGCAACATCAAATGCTTCCTTTGGTTGTTCAGCCGTAAAGTTTTGGGCAGCAATCTCAACTGGAATCTGCTGGGAAAAACTAGCATCTGACTCCGAAGCAGAAACTGAACGAGGGGGAGTGAATATTGGTGCCAAACTCTCATTGTCGCGACCGGGAAACCGAATACCCCTTGATCTTAAACTCTGAAATTGAGGTGGTCCAAGCATAAAAGTTTAAGTACCATGAAACCACTTCTTCAAACATCAGAAATATAGATCTAACAACTGCACCACCCAACGCAATGGAGGCTTGAGAAAATCAGATTGTGGATAAGGATAATAACAATCAAAAAACAACATCagagccttatcccactaatgtatgaatcctagaatgccactACACTCGGTTTTGCGCCAAGTCTTCCGTGGATAAGGATTATAGTAGCATAAAAGCCACGTAAATTCTGAATTACAGTATACTTTCAATTTTGAGTGTTGCTCAGTTTCTTATTCAACATTAGCGTTGTATTCCTTACCAATAGTAACCTGGCCAGCTAAATTCATTTCTGTTCTCTCTAGTACCATGGCTAAATTGTTTATTTCCTAACATCATAAATCATAGGAAGAATCTTAGGACAAATTGTGATGGCCATCAAATATTTAAGTACTTCGTACTAGTCCAACTAAACTCAGGAGTTACAGAAATGGAATTTGTCTTTAACTATGTTCTAGTCATGAAAAAACAAGATACCTTGTATGTTTCCTCGTAAACAGGTAAATAGCGGAGCTCACCGGTCGATTCCCCCCATGCTTCGATCAGCATCAAAGCTTTATTGCGATTATTAACAACAGTCTGAGGGTCGTCAATCAGCTTCACCATCTCATCAAGAACTCTCTCCGCTGCTATTTCAGAGAAAGCCTTTTCACAGTTCTTCACACATGTTTCAAGCAGCACTAGCGCAAGGTATTGGACCCTAGGATTCTTCAACATAATCCGCTTTTTTAATCCACGAATCAATTCAACACTGTTAACTCTTTCAGTATTGATCATGTCACAAATTTCAAGATTCATAGCCCAGTCAGGTTCTTCGAGTGCTTCTGATGTGGCATCTTCAACGATCTTATCTGCTTGGTTTGGGCCTTGGAAGAGCTCCTTCACCTTAAAGCTGACTGAGCTAAATCCAGCGCTCATTTTTCGACCGACCTCAGTCCCTTCGATCTTGAGGCGCTCACCAAGAGCGCTCACTTTCTCCATCAAATTGTCACTCATCGCGGCAGACCTTTTGACTCTTAAACAAAAACCTTCAAAAAAATTTCCTGAAAATTTATGATAATACTAATTAACTGTGTTGCAAAGATGGAAGGATATAATTCTGTTgcgaagaaaaatatcacttaAGAAGTCAAGTTGATATATTCATCTATCTTTGAGtaactcaaaacccaaaagatgCATAACTCATGAAACAGCgaaatcacaaaaacaaaaagaatgaaATTGAAAGCAGAAAACTGCGAGGAATATCGACCTTAAACCCTAAAATGAATTGGCAAAGCTGCAACTTTGCTTCCTCGAAATCCCCTTCTTTTCTGGCCTTCAATTTTCTTGACAACCAAACCGAACAGACAACAATTCAAGGAGGTTACTTGAAAGATTCCTCAAATAAAAACCCTACCCATATGCCAAGTTCAAGTCAACAATCCATATTTTAGTTGCTTATGCTCTCTGTttttgtttgatgacttttcttaCGCTTTTCTCAGCAAACAAGCAAGTACAATTTATGAAAAAAGGAATCGATCAGACCAGAAACAGTTGTGATGAATGAAAAAGAATCCGATTAATATTGGATGGAAACAATATGTAAATAAGAAAATAGAGAGTGAGAAATGAGTGCCTGCTAACCTCCTTCTTTTGTCTCTGGAAGGAAGGAGAATTCTCAAGGAAGCTCTGTCTCTCTGCGAGTATGAGTGGGgatgggtttgggtttgggagtcTTCCTCTTGAGACGACAAGGCGCAACGACTCTCTAAAGCGAATAAAATCAGTCGGATTTATTCTTAAGTCACCTTCCTTGGAGTTTCAGCCTTTGTGCGCCTTTTTATCTCTCTTCTACGCTAGCTAATTAGCTTTAccttaatatttgtttttttatttatttaaaaaatgataTTATTCGCACTTACTTATTtaaaaaacgatattatttgcATTAAAGAGTTATGAGATTGAGTTAAGTTTTACACTGAATTAGCCATAATAATATAATTCAGATTTAACTTTGAAGAGAATTGACTAATAGCTTCATTTTACATATGAAGTTTCGT
This genomic window contains:
- the LOC126625967 gene encoding probable arabinosyltransferase ARAD1, translating into MARSKYPVLLLLLPLLALSLIFLLFSFHGPSPSDPSDPSAILHPYQPIYKPETSFVASLERFLLAHKSRPLKPRDDTVLTTPTQSQLTHLDDLVFQSDSHRLYADPYYPLSLPIRVYVYDMPSKFTYDLLWLFRNSYKETFNLTSNGSPVHRLIEQHSIDYWLWADLIAPESERLLKSVVRVHRQEEADLFYIPFFTTISFFLLEKQQCKALYREVVKWVTDQPAWNRSQGRDHILPVHHPWSFKSVRRLMKDAIWLLPDMDSTGNWYKPGQVYLEKDLILPYVANVDFCDARCISETRSKRTTLLFFRGRLKRNAGGKIRSQLVAELNGADGVAIEEGTAGETGKAAAQNGMRKSVFCLSPAGDTPSSARLFDAIVSGCIPVIVSDELELPFEGILDYRKIALFISSSDAVRPGWLVTYLRNISHAQIEELRQNLAKYSRHFLYSSPAQPLGPEDLVWRMMAGKLVNIKLHTRRSQRVVKESRSICTCECKRANSTTTGHLQL
- the LOC126625975 gene encoding TOM1-like protein 1, yielding MSDNLMEKVSALGERLKIEGTEVGRKMSAGFSSVSFKVKELFQGPNQADKIVEDATSEALEEPDWAMNLEICDMINTERVNSVELIRGLKKRIMLKNPRVQYLALVLLETCVKNCEKAFSEIAAERVLDEMVKLIDDPQTVVNNRNKALMLIEAWGESTGELRYLPVYEETYKSLRSRGIRFPGRDNESLAPIFTPPRSVSASESDASFSQQIPVEIAAQNFTAEQPKEAFDVARNSIELLNTVLSSSPQQDALQDDLTTTLVQQCRQSLSTVQRIIETAGENEALLFEALNVNDEIHKTLSKYEELIRPSVVPTAPEPAMIPVAVEPDESPSHAKEDSLIRRPAASRGLVHAGSNDDMMDDLDEMIFGKKGGSSSEGSQDPKKQQTPAKDDLISF